The following coding sequences lie in one Propionispora vibrioides genomic window:
- a CDS encoding TIGR00266 family protein, with protein sequence MDWYLGYNGQQVGPLDENEAKRRAKENPDGFAWRQGMADWKPIGEVPELTAVPSVSRPSYVPPLQRTARADEIDYTVYGSEMQFVEIELDPGESVIAEAGAMMYKDSRITMNTVFGDGSEGRGQGGFMGKLLGAGKRLLTGESLFMTVFTHQGQGKAKAAFGAPYPGNIIPVHLPAVGGTLICQKDSFLCAAKGVSVGIYLQRKIMTGLFGGEGFIMQKLEGDGMVFIHAGGTIVERTLAPGEVLHVDTGCVVAFEPGVQFDIQQAGNIKTSLFGGEGLFFAVLQGPGRIWLQSLPFSRLAGRMLAAAPQRGGSREEGSVLGTTLLGGTLLGGLLGGDDEES encoded by the coding sequence ATGGATTGGTATTTAGGCTATAACGGTCAGCAAGTTGGACCGCTGGATGAAAATGAGGCGAAACGGCGGGCTAAGGAAAACCCTGACGGTTTTGCCTGGCGGCAGGGCATGGCCGACTGGAAACCCATCGGGGAGGTACCGGAGTTGACCGCAGTACCTTCCGTGTCACGGCCGTCGTATGTACCGCCGCTGCAGCGGACTGCCCGGGCCGATGAAATTGACTATACGGTGTACGGGTCAGAAATGCAGTTTGTGGAGATTGAGCTGGACCCCGGGGAAAGTGTAATTGCCGAGGCCGGGGCCATGATGTATAAAGATAGCCGGATTACGATGAATACTGTTTTTGGTGACGGCTCGGAAGGGCGCGGTCAAGGGGGCTTTATGGGAAAACTGTTGGGCGCCGGAAAACGCCTGCTGACAGGGGAAAGCCTGTTTATGACGGTGTTTACCCATCAGGGCCAGGGAAAAGCAAAGGCCGCCTTTGGCGCGCCGTACCCCGGCAATATTATTCCGGTTCATCTGCCTGCGGTGGGCGGCACGCTGATTTGCCAGAAGGACAGTTTTCTCTGCGCTGCCAAGGGCGTGTCTGTCGGCATTTATCTGCAAAGAAAGATTATGACCGGCTTGTTTGGCGGCGAAGGCTTTATTATGCAGAAGCTGGAAGGCGATGGGATGGTCTTTATCCACGCCGGTGGCACCATTGTGGAACGGACGCTGGCACCGGGGGAGGTGCTGCATGTGGATACCGGCTGTGTCGTAGCCTTTGAACCGGGCGTGCAGTTTGATATCCAGCAAGCCGGCAATATTAAGACCTCGCTATTCGGTGGTGAAGGTTTATTCTTTGCAGTGCTTCAGGGGCCGGGGCGGATTTGGCTGCAGTCACTGCCCTTTTCGCGGCTGGCCGGTCGCATGCTGGCCGCAGCGCCACAGCGGGGCGGATCGCGGGAGGAAGGCAGCGTGCTGGGAACGACCCTATTGGGAGGAACGCTGCTAGGTGGCTTGCTGGGCGGTGACGATGAGGAGTCGTAA
- a CDS encoding PTS galactitol transporter subunit IIC, whose product MQIIKFILDLGPTVMMPIIIMLLGLLFRQGFPKAFRSGLTIGIGFAGIFLVIGMLTSNLSPATQAMVTNWGLHLDVMDVGWPIAAAISFGTPIVPAVFALGLFINVIMLAMNWTKTMDIDLWNYWHFIYAGALVMYLTNSAIMGIIASGITIIIILKLADWTQPYLVKVFDMPGISLPHTESVSWAPVGIFLNSLIDKIPGINKIDINPVKIQERFGVFGEPMLIGLVLGAFIGSLAGYDIKGIVQLSVNMAAVLFLMPRMVRILMEGLLPLSESGREYLNKRFPGKEVFIGLDAAVVIGHPSVMAVCLLMIPITLLLAAVLPGNRILPFTDLAGLPFCLLWAVAPTKGNVFRGLIISTILMVAILYIATDLAPVTTLMAKGVNFPFPEGTAAISSLDGGAHLIPYILYKIVELFH is encoded by the coding sequence GTGCAAATCATTAAATTTATTCTCGATTTAGGTCCAACGGTAATGATGCCGATTATTATTATGTTATTGGGTTTGCTGTTTCGTCAGGGATTTCCCAAAGCGTTTCGTTCCGGATTAACCATTGGTATTGGCTTTGCCGGTATCTTTCTGGTCATCGGCATGTTGACCAGCAACCTGTCTCCGGCCACGCAGGCCATGGTTACAAACTGGGGCCTTCATCTGGATGTTATGGATGTCGGCTGGCCGATTGCCGCAGCCATTAGTTTTGGTACACCCATCGTTCCGGCCGTCTTCGCTTTAGGCCTTTTTATTAATGTGATTATGCTGGCGATGAACTGGACAAAAACTATGGATATCGACTTATGGAACTACTGGCACTTTATCTATGCCGGAGCTCTGGTCATGTATTTGACGAATAGTGCCATTATGGGGATTATCGCATCAGGTATTACGATTATTATCATTCTTAAACTGGCTGACTGGACGCAGCCTTATCTGGTAAAAGTCTTTGATATGCCGGGGATTTCCCTGCCTCATACCGAGTCGGTTTCCTGGGCGCCGGTAGGTATCTTTTTAAACAGTCTCATTGATAAAATTCCCGGCATTAATAAAATTGATATCAATCCTGTGAAAATCCAGGAACGGTTTGGTGTTTTTGGTGAACCTATGTTGATTGGGTTAGTACTTGGTGCGTTTATCGGTTCATTAGCCGGGTATGATATAAAAGGTATTGTTCAACTAAGTGTAAATATGGCGGCTGTTCTGTTTTTGATGCCCCGTATGGTGCGGATTCTGATGGAAGGTTTGCTGCCCTTATCGGAAAGCGGCCGTGAATATTTAAATAAGCGTTTCCCGGGAAAAGAAGTATTTATTGGTTTGGATGCTGCAGTCGTTATCGGCCATCCTTCAGTTATGGCAGTTTGTTTGCTGATGATTCCGATTACGTTGTTATTGGCAGCTGTACTTCCCGGCAACCGGATTTTACCGTTTACCGACTTGGCCGGTTTGCCGTTCTGCCTCTTATGGGCCGTGGCGCCTACCAAGGGAAATGTGTTCCGTGGCCTGATTATCAGTACCATTTTGATGGTAGCTATCCTATATATTGCGACTGATCTGGCACCGGTTACCACGTTAATGGCCAAAGGAGTTAACTTCCCGTTCCCGGAAGGAACAGCAGCTATTTCCTCACTTGACGGTGGTGCCCACCTGATTCCTTACATTCTGTATAAAATCGTCGAACTGTTTCATTAA
- a CDS encoding NAD(P)H-dependent glycerol-3-phosphate dehydrogenase, which translates to MSKVTIIGAGAMGSALVVPLITNGHEVRLWGTELDNKIIRDLKNGKDHPKHKYPLPKAVKPFSEEELPAAMEDTDMVIMGITSDALGMIFERVVPYLKPGMIIGSVTKGFEYATDGRVVLLPDILKEKLPAELKDSISFVFIGGPCKAIEVVWESPTSVCYSSANLEAAKKLQATLMTPVYRVEANTDVIGTEICAAMKNAYAVGLGMAEGFKKRKGFLHNNTKSALFTFAVAEMGILSRALGGSLFSVYGLPGVGDLEVTGEAGRNRTLGEVIGEGLTASQAVAKMKAEGITVEGYPAIRFGYLMAKQLEQEQKLSLKELPLLAGLYAILYEDAPAYETVTILLQQCTGAYKQ; encoded by the coding sequence ATGTCAAAAGTAACAATCATTGGTGCAGGTGCTATGGGAAGCGCACTGGTTGTGCCGCTTATCACGAACGGCCATGAAGTACGGCTCTGGGGTACGGAACTGGACAACAAAATCATACGCGACCTTAAGAACGGCAAAGATCATCCAAAGCATAAGTATCCCCTGCCAAAGGCAGTTAAGCCCTTCTCGGAAGAAGAGCTTCCTGCAGCCATGGAAGATACCGATATGGTGATCATGGGAATTACGTCCGATGCTTTGGGCATGATTTTTGAGCGGGTCGTTCCTTACCTAAAACCAGGTATGATCATTGGCAGTGTGACTAAGGGTTTTGAATACGCTACAGACGGCCGCGTAGTATTGCTGCCGGACATATTAAAAGAAAAGCTTCCTGCCGAACTGAAGGATTCTATTTCATTTGTATTTATCGGCGGTCCCTGCAAAGCCATTGAAGTAGTTTGGGAGTCACCAACTTCGGTCTGCTATTCCAGTGCCAACCTGGAAGCAGCCAAGAAATTGCAAGCTACTTTAATGACACCGGTATACCGGGTGGAAGCCAATACCGATGTAATTGGCACCGAAATCTGCGCTGCCATGAAAAACGCCTACGCCGTGGGTTTAGGCATGGCCGAAGGCTTCAAAAAGCGAAAAGGCTTCCTGCATAACAATACCAAATCAGCTTTATTCACCTTTGCCGTAGCTGAAATGGGCATTTTATCCCGGGCACTGGGCGGCAGCCTGTTTTCGGTATACGGACTGCCCGGCGTCGGCGACCTGGAAGTCACCGGTGAAGCCGGACGAAACCGCACATTAGGCGAAGTTATCGGCGAAGGTCTGACTGCCAGCCAAGCCGTTGCAAAAATGAAAGCTGAAGGCATTACGGTAGAAGGCTATCCGGCAATTCGTTTTGGCTACCTTATGGCCAAGCAGTTGGAGCAGGAGCAAAAACTTTCTCTTAAAGAGCTCCCCCTGCTTGCCGGTTTATATGCCATTCTCTATGAAGATGCACCGGCCTACGAAACGGTTACGATCTTGTTGCAGCAATGCACCGGAGCTTATAAGCAATAA
- a CDS encoding MtlR transcriptional regulator: MKTFRVLTVCGTGIATSTVAAEKCKEFLTKRGLSVEVVECKAVEVSGKIPVYNPHVVIATTPINDSALHGVKKFVGLPFLIGVGMDKLADEIADYLKSLE; this comes from the coding sequence ATGAAAACATTTCGGGTACTTACCGTGTGTGGCACGGGAATTGCCACGTCGACTGTGGCGGCTGAAAAGTGTAAGGAATTTCTAACGAAGCGCGGTTTAAGTGTAGAAGTAGTTGAGTGCAAAGCCGTAGAGGTTTCCGGGAAAATTCCGGTATATAACCCACATGTTGTGATAGCGACCACTCCGATCAACGATAGTGCTTTACACGGAGTGAAAAAATTTGTGGGGCTACCGTTTTTGATTGGCGTAGGCATGGATAAACTGGCTGATGAAATTGCCGATTATTTAAAAAGCTTAGAGTAG
- a CDS encoding sigma 54-interacting transcriptional regulator, whose protein sequence is MQQLQEIINQENKKNPLTDEEIAKRLGMGRSDVVKLRRSLGIGNSRQRMREPLEKAIQEIMEVSPALSERALTQKLNEAGFCVSRHAVSDVWQQIKAVEVMQPVNGELVESYEQQLSGGNIEKLQTAFDALIGSQGSLRTQVELAKAAVLYPPKGLHTLIVGATGVGKSELAYCMHRFATESGNKPEDMPFVVFNCADYAETPQLLMAQLFGYVKGAFTGADADKEGLVEKAHHGMLFLDEIHRLPPEGQEILYYLIDKRKFRRLGESDSFREVSLMLIAATTENIESFLLLPFRRRIPMVIELPGLAQRPLEERFRIIVSFVREEASRIQLTIRVAYNAVVALLMYECHGNIGQLRSDIQVACARSFLKHMVQKEDLLKVEINDLAPQVVKGLLYLTEQRHVVEAILQGDLEISPMDQQRYSLQETTYLLPGEVYQEIEDNYIKMENQGIDISIINRVISDELEVKVRQLIRQAQKNKRNLIRQDLEKIVGEKIINAVDRMIKLAKTRLPEIDDSLFYCLSTHLAATCERLRMNSKLIVNPQFQQLQNEYPAEFELAKKMVQIASYYLGDDLPEDEIGFITMYLKAYAKKDPLNEAHVGVVVLSHGRVAEGMVQVANRLLGVEYAKALEMPLEESSETALQRALHIVRQADSGKGVLMLADMGSLVGFGKLITDSLGVVTRTVTRVNTPMVIEAVRKALLPDADIDEIASSLTWDNLSYELEEYHGTLKSKLPDAIVSICLTGQGTAEWVARMIGDYMPENLRQVKLITLGALVDEDMQSRLMQISQDYNLLAVVGTIRTIVPGIPFITAKEIVKGNGLEKLKKIVQLRRGFSDKVGNEPVNTGSLLNGLIHPDLVLIKQPCRNKKEVLNILGQRLIRQGYVREQYIVSIHEREALSQTVFQEVALPHGSPEYIIKPAIAVMTLRQPIEWVDGHQVELVFMLALNSYQKDAFRKLYALLNDGRQLLKMKQSENIEQFIRVVTDGDMF, encoded by the coding sequence ATGCAACAGTTACAAGAAATTATCAATCAAGAGAACAAAAAAAATCCCCTGACTGATGAGGAAATTGCAAAAAGGTTAGGGATGGGAAGGAGTGATGTAGTCAAGTTAAGACGTTCCCTGGGGATTGGCAATTCCCGGCAGAGAATGAGAGAACCGCTGGAAAAAGCAATTCAGGAAATCATGGAAGTTTCTCCTGCTCTGTCCGAGCGGGCATTAACACAGAAATTAAATGAAGCAGGCTTTTGCGTATCGCGCCATGCGGTGAGTGACGTGTGGCAGCAGATCAAGGCAGTAGAGGTCATGCAGCCGGTTAATGGAGAGTTGGTTGAATCGTATGAACAGCAGCTTTCCGGAGGCAACATAGAAAAGCTGCAGACCGCCTTTGATGCGCTAATCGGTTCCCAGGGAAGTTTACGGACTCAGGTGGAACTGGCTAAGGCAGCCGTACTTTATCCGCCCAAAGGGTTGCATACCCTGATTGTTGGGGCGACAGGTGTTGGCAAGAGTGAGTTAGCCTACTGTATGCACCGGTTTGCTACGGAGTCCGGCAACAAGCCGGAAGATATGCCTTTTGTCGTTTTCAACTGTGCCGACTATGCTGAAACACCGCAATTATTAATGGCCCAACTGTTTGGCTATGTAAAAGGTGCTTTTACCGGTGCGGATGCCGACAAAGAAGGGCTGGTGGAAAAGGCTCATCATGGGATGTTGTTTCTGGATGAAATCCACCGTCTGCCTCCGGAAGGACAGGAAATTCTCTATTATCTGATTGATAAGAGGAAATTCCGCCGCTTAGGGGAAAGTGATTCGTTTCGTGAAGTCTCGCTCATGTTAATTGCGGCAACGACAGAAAATATTGAATCCTTCCTGTTATTGCCTTTCCGTCGCCGTATCCCTATGGTTATAGAATTGCCGGGTCTTGCCCAGCGTCCGCTGGAAGAACGGTTCCGGATCATCGTGAGTTTTGTCAGGGAGGAAGCCAGCCGGATTCAATTGACTATTCGCGTTGCGTATAATGCCGTTGTGGCTTTACTCATGTACGAATGCCATGGCAACATTGGTCAATTGCGTTCGGATATTCAGGTGGCGTGTGCCCGTTCCTTTTTAAAACACATGGTGCAAAAGGAAGATTTGCTGAAAGTAGAGATTAACGATCTGGCGCCTCAGGTGGTAAAAGGACTATTGTATTTAACGGAACAGCGTCATGTGGTAGAAGCCATTTTGCAAGGTGATCTGGAAATTTCTCCAATGGACCAGCAACGCTATTCTCTGCAGGAAACGACCTATTTATTACCTGGAGAGGTATACCAGGAAATTGAAGACAATTATATCAAAATGGAAAATCAAGGAATTGATATTTCCATTATAAACCGGGTAATTAGCGATGAGTTGGAAGTAAAAGTTCGTCAACTGATCAGGCAGGCGCAAAAAAATAAACGTAACTTAATCCGCCAGGATCTGGAGAAAATTGTTGGCGAAAAAATTATCAATGCTGTTGACCGTATGATCAAATTGGCGAAAACCCGTCTGCCGGAAATTGACGATAGCTTATTTTACTGTCTATCGACTCACCTGGCGGCAACTTGCGAGCGGTTGCGCATGAATAGTAAGCTGATTGTCAACCCGCAGTTTCAACAATTACAGAATGAATATCCGGCAGAATTTGAACTGGCTAAAAAGATGGTTCAAATTGCATCGTATTACCTGGGAGACGATTTGCCGGAAGATGAGATTGGCTTTATCACCATGTATCTGAAGGCATATGCCAAGAAAGACCCGTTGAATGAAGCGCATGTGGGTGTTGTTGTATTATCACATGGCCGGGTAGCGGAAGGAATGGTCCAGGTGGCCAACCGGCTTTTGGGTGTGGAGTATGCCAAAGCTTTGGAAATGCCTCTGGAAGAAAGTTCGGAGACTGCTTTGCAACGGGCGCTTCATATTGTCAGACAGGCCGACAGCGGTAAAGGGGTGCTGATGCTTGCTGACATGGGATCACTGGTGGGCTTCGGTAAACTAATTACGGATTCGTTGGGAGTCGTAACGCGCACTGTGACGCGGGTCAATACACCAATGGTTATTGAAGCTGTCCGTAAGGCCCTCTTACCGGATGCGGATATTGATGAAATTGCCAGTTCTTTGACATGGGATAACTTGAGCTATGAACTGGAGGAATATCATGGTACTCTGAAAAGCAAGCTGCCCGATGCCATTGTCAGCATTTGCCTGACCGGACAGGGAACTGCGGAATGGGTTGCCCGAATGATTGGCGATTATATGCCGGAAAATCTGAGACAGGTTAAACTGATCACGCTAGGGGCTCTGGTCGACGAGGATATGCAAAGCCGGCTGATGCAAATAAGTCAGGACTATAATTTGTTGGCGGTTGTAGGCACGATTAGAACAATTGTGCCGGGGATTCCTTTCATAACGGCAAAAGAAATCGTAAAGGGAAATGGTCTGGAAAAGCTTAAGAAAATTGTTCAACTGCGACGAGGATTTTCTGACAAGGTGGGAAATGAGCCGGTAAATACCGGTAGCCTGTTAAATGGATTGATTCATCCGGATCTGGTGCTTATCAAGCAACCTTGCCGCAATAAGAAAGAAGTACTGAATATTCTTGGCCAGCGGCTGATCAGGCAGGGGTATGTACGCGAACAGTATATTGTATCCATTCATGAGCGGGAAGCACTGTCTCAGACGGTGTTTCAGGAAGTGGCTCTGCCGCACGGCAGTCCGGAATACATCATAAAACCGGCGATTGCCGTTATGACGCTTCGGCAGCCGATTGAGTGGGTTGATGGGCATCAGGTAGAACTTGTATTTATGTTAGCTTTGAACAGCTATCAAAAAGATGCTTTTCGAAAGTTGTATGCACTGCTCAACGATGGTAGGCAATTGTTGAAAATGAAACAATCAGAAAATATAGAACAATTTATACGGGTGGTTACAGATGGGGACATGTTTTGA
- a CDS encoding PTS sugar transporter subunit IIA, giving the protein MGTCFEFDREVMAVCLEASDQEDVLKKMAQKLYNADYVLETYSEAIILRERSFPTGLPTGINGVAIPHTDVCHVKAPMIAVGTLKTPVEFKSMGGLEETVPVKIVFMLAMNSGDNQVRLLSQLMQVIQDQHLLEQLAAAKSVSDLVRLLNGKIYL; this is encoded by the coding sequence ATGGGGACATGTTTTGAGTTTGATAGGGAAGTGATGGCCGTTTGTCTGGAGGCCAGCGATCAGGAAGATGTATTAAAAAAGATGGCGCAAAAATTGTATAACGCAGATTATGTGCTGGAGACCTACAGTGAGGCCATTATTTTGCGGGAGCGCAGTTTTCCAACCGGTTTGCCAACAGGCATAAACGGGGTAGCCATTCCGCATACCGATGTATGTCATGTAAAGGCTCCCATGATTGCGGTTGGAACGCTTAAGACACCTGTAGAATTTAAAAGTATGGGTGGATTAGAAGAGACGGTGCCGGTAAAAATCGTTTTTATGCTGGCAATGAATAGTGGCGACAATCAGGTCAGATTGTTGTCACAGTTGATGCAGGTTATCCAGGATCAGCATTTACTGGAACAACTGGCGGCAGCAAAGTCGGTCAGTGATTTAGTAAGACTGTTAAATGGAAAGATTTATTTATAG